DNA from Longimicrobium sp.:
CAAGGCTCCAGAGGAGCGGGTTCTCCCTCCAGACGCATCTGAGACGCTGCTCAGGCCGCTCACCCCGAATTTCGCGTCTCGCTCTTCTTGAAAACCGTCGCAACTCCCAGTCGCGGAGGTTTTCACACGGTCTGGGCCCGACCACAGGGAGCCAGCATCTGCCTGGATGATCGCAGGGCCGAAGGATCTAGCCGATGTGCCACGTGGGTCGGGCGCGGTAGCGACGCGGAAGACCGCTTGCCTCATCCCCAAGTTTGCTCGAGCAGTTTCGGATCGGCATTTCCCACCTGGCCGCTCCGCGCTGCTTTGACGCGACCCAAACCGGGGTTCGCGGGTATACGGCCTCCGTCCCCGCTCCCACGTTCCCGCACCGCCGCAGGCTGCATGGAGAAGAGGCCGCTCGACCCGAACTGGTTCTACGAGGACCGCCGCACCACGCCCAGGTGGCGGGACGGCGTGCTGCCGAGCGCGGGGCTTTACCTGCTCGACGGCGCCTACCACGCCGCCGTGTACGGCACCGCCGAGGAGCAGCGCCTCTTCGAGCGCGGCGCGCTCCTGGTGGCCGGCGTGCGCTTCGACGGCCTGCCGATGGAGGCGCCGCCCCCGGCCGAGGCGCACCTCGTCTCCGTCTACCCGGCCAGCCCTTCTCCCCTGGGCCACAAGCGCACCGTCGAGCGACTCGGCTGGACGCCCACGCGCAACTGATCCAGAAAACATCGGCTCGCGCAGAGGCAGCACGTGAATCCGCGGGAGCGCGATAACTCGTTGTGAATCCTCGATGTTCCGTTCGGCATCGATGAAGGGCGGGAGATGGCTTTCAGGCGCGCGAAGCTGCCGCCGTGTGCGCCGTGCCGCAATCCGCCGATGCCGGACCGCCGTGTGATACCACGTTGCCGAGCATTGTTCTGGTTCCAAACAGAACAGAAACAGATTGGAATCACACAGAGAAACAGAGGAACAGAGAAAACCCGAAGTCCTCTGTTCCTCCGTTTCTCTGTGTGAGCCCTCTCAGAACCTGTTCCCGAACGATGCCCTGCAAGATGGTATGATTCTCGACGTTGTCCTCTCGGCGAGGGCAACGAGCCGAGAGGCCGCCCGGAGGGTCCGGACGGCCGCTCGGCATCACGATCCGGCGGTCCCGATCAGCGCCCGATGGTCCAGGTCACCGGGAGGGTGGTGGTGACCCGCACGCTGCGCCCGCCCGACTTGGCGGGGCTGAACCGCATGGAGCTCACGATGCGCCGCGCGGCGGCGGCGAACTCGTCGTTGGACGACGACACGACCTCCACCGAGCCCGGCTCGACCCGGCCGTTCTCGTCGATCACGAACTGGAGCACGGTCTGCCCGGTCACGCCGGCTTCGCGGAGCGACTCCGGATAGACGCGGTCCAGCGCGCGCTGCACGTCGCCGGCGTTGCGGAGCGACGGGCGGACGTCCACCGCGCTCTCGGCCATCGGCTCGTTGCTCACGGGCTCGGGCTCGGGGGTCGGCGCCACCGGCGCCGGCTCGGGCGTGGGCGGGACGGGCTCCGTGTGGCCGGTGGGCGCGCGCGTGTCGGACGCGTCCACGGGGCCCACCACGTCGCCTTCCTTGCCGATGCCGCTCACGTCCGCCTGCGTGAGCGTCGGCGCGTTCATGTCGGGCGCGGGGACCCCCACCGGCGGGTTCTCGGGCGGCCGCGGCGAGACGAAGTTCCCCTTCACCGGCGCGGGCGGCTGACGCCGGACGCGCGGGGGCTCGGGCTCCTTCGCGAGCTCTACCTTCGGCGCCTCCTTGAGCTGCGGCGGCTCCTCCTCGGGCGGTGGCGGAGGAGGAGGCGGAGGCGGCGGCGTGGGCTTGACGGGCTTCTCCTCCAGCTCCCACTCGGCGATCACCACCTCTTCCACCGTCTTCGCTTGGGCGTACCGCGCCGACACGGCGATCGCGCCGATCGCGGTCGCGTGCGCCAGGACCGAAACCGCGACGGTGCCTTTGCTCCAGTGCTTCCTGCGTCGTCCGGGGCCGTAGACTGAGAACATGCTGACGCTCCTGCTTGGGCTCCGAGATCCGTCGGATGCGAGTCATGGAACATTTGCAGGTACCGTGCCGTCGTAAATGATTGTAGATCCGCAATTTAGATCACCAGTCCCCCCGCAGGCGGCGAACGGAGCGAGGAAGGCGGCTCCGCGGCCCTCCAGTCCGACGCATGCGCGCTGTGTTCACACGAATGTGGACCCGGTCGCGACGCCTCCCGTCTCCCACGTCTCCCACGTCTCCCACGTCTCCCACGTCTCCCCCGGATTCCCGGCTCCGGCCAAAGAGGCCCTTCTGTGCGCCGCCGCTCCCCCGTCGTCGTCTCTCGCACCCGGCTGTGGGATAATACCAGATCCGGATAAACAGCTTGGCTATCGGGGGATGAAGCGAGCGGGCATCCGTGCCGCTACCGCGCCCAACCTACCTGGCAGGGTGAGAAGATTCTTCGGCCCTGCGGCCATCCGTGCGGATGCCGGTCCTGTGTGATCGGGCCTCAGAATGACAGCGAACACCAACTGATTTTCCGGATTCCGTATAACACATCCGTAGCTCCCCGCGCGCAGAGGGGGAGCGATCAGGAGCGAGCAAGACAGGAGGAGAACCTTCGCCACGCCGTGTCCCTGCACTTCATGGGGTACAACTTCGCGCGGCGGCACAGGACGCTGGGGACCACTCCGGCCGATGAGCTGCGCTTGCTCCCGCGGAGTCGGCAGGGAAACTCCCTCGCCGACCCTGCCGATTCCATCTCCCTGAGTTCGCGCGGGCGTTCGGCCGGGGGGTGGCGCGGCAGGAGCCGGGTCGCGACACTGTACGCGCAGCCTGTTCCCCGCCGGATGGACGGCGGGAGTTCCCACCTGCGTCACCGCCGCGGACGGCGTCCCCTGGAGCCATGAAAAAGTCCTGGATTCTCCTCCTGCTGCTCGCCCCGGCGCCGGCCCAGGCGCAGACGCGCGCCGACTCGGCCCTGGTCGGCCGGATCCTGGCCGCGGAGGACCGGCGCGACTCCACCGACGCGGCCATCGCCGCGGGGCTGCGGCACGGCGACCCGCGGGTGCGGCTGATCGCCGGCCGGGCGCTGGGGCGGATCCGCGATCCGCGCTTCGCCGCGCGCGATTCGCTGCCGCCGGCCGCCGCCGCTCCCGCGTGGCCCGAGCCGGGGTGGCGGCTCCGCTACCGGGCGCTCGCCGACCGGCGCGGGGACTGCGCGGCGCTGCGCGCCGCGCTGGACGACCTCGTGTGGCAGGTGCGGCTCCGCGCGGCAGACCTGGCGGAGGCGCGGTGTGGAGCCGATTCGGCGTTCGTGCGCGTGTTGACCCGGTGGGTCGACCAGCTGCCGCGCGACACGCGCCGGCGCGCCGCGGGCGGGGTGTCGTGGCACGCGGCCGCCCACGCGGAGGTCGCGCTCGCGCGGATCGCGCCCGGCCTGGCGCGGGCGCGGCTCGGGAGGCTCGCCGCGCACGCCGACTGGCACGTGCGCCTGTACGCCGCCCGCGCCGCCGCCGTGCTGGCCGACACCCCCCGCCTGCGCGCCTTCGCGCGCGACCCGGACGGCAACGTGCAGGAGGCGGCCATCGACGCGCTGTCGAAGCTGGTGGGCCACGGCGCCGACGACGTGTACCTGGCCGCCCTGCAGGGCGACCAGGCGCAGGCCGTCCGCGCCGCCGCCGTCGCGCTGAAGGGGTCTCCCGCGCCCGCCGCGCGCGCGGCGGCGAACGCCGCGTTCGAGCGGTGGGTGCGCCGCGCGAACGAGTCGGAGCGCGACGTCCGCGTGGCCCTGCTCGAGGCGGTCGGGCGCCCGGCCGGCGACGACCGCCCGCCTCCCCCGCGCTTCGATCTCCCGCCCGACGCGGTCGCGCTGGCGCTCGGCCGGGACGTGCGCGTCCGCGTCACGATGTCGCCCGGCGCCGGCGGAGGGTCGTTCGTGGTGCGGCTGCGCGGCGACGTGGCGCCGATCATGGCGGCGCGCGTGCTGGCGCTCGTGCGCGAAGGCTACTACGACGGCGGCAGCTGGCACCGCGTGGAGCCGGACTTCGTGATCCAGGGCGGCGGTCCGGGGACGAACGAGTACGTGGGCTACGCCCACTACCTGCGCGACGAGCTCGGAACGGTCGCGCACCCCCGCGGCACGGTGGGGATGAGCACGCGCGGGCACGACACCGGCGACGCCCAGTGGTTCATCAACCTCAAGGACAACCCCCGCCTGGTGCGCGACTACACCGTCTTCGCCGAGGTGATCGAGGGGATCGGCGCGGTCGACGCCATCCTGGAGGGAGACGTCGTCGCCACCATGCGCGTGGAGCCGGCCGGGCGCTGAGGGTGGATTTCTCCCTGGCCGAAGTGACCCGCCTGGTGGCCGCGGCGAATGCGGCGCGCGCGGGCGACCCGGACGCGGCCGATGCCGAACGGCGGCTCGACGCCCTGTTCCGGACCAGCCAGACCCTGGCGGTCTACGGCACCCTGGCTCCGGGCCGGCCCAATCATCACGTCGTCGCGCCCCTGGGCGGCGAGTGGACGGAGGGCGTGATCGAGGGAGACCTGCATCCCGTGGGATGGGCGGCGACGTACGGCTACCCCGCGTTCCTCCCGCGTCCCGGCGGCCCCGCCGTCCCGGTGCACGTGCTGACGGCCCCGACGCTGGCCGCGGCGTGGCCGGAGCTCGACGACTTCGAGGGTCCGGGGTATCGGCGCATCCTGGTCCCCGTGTTCAGCCCCGGCCCGGCCGAGGAGCGGCGGCTGTACACGGTCGCGAACCTCTACGCGGCCGAGCCCGAAGTGCGCTGACGCTGCCCGCGACAGGAGAAGCCTCCTCCCGGCGTCCATCTCCGGGAGGAGGTTCCCGCTCGCACGCATGGATCGGGTGCCAGGCCGGAAGCGCGGTGTGACGCGGTTCGGCGTCTTCGCGCCGCTTCGCGCTCGCCGGGGTCCGGGAGCGGTGCCGTGTCGATTTCCGGGGCCCTCGTTCGACGCCTGAGTGACGCAGCGGGCAATCGACCCTGACCAGAGAGGCCTCATGAGAAAGCTGATCGTCTCCGAGTTCGTGACCCTGGACGGCGTGATGCAGGCGCCCGGCGGCAAGGACGAGGACCGGGACGGAGGGTTCGAGCACGGTGGCTGGACGCTTCCCTACTGGCACGACGACATCGGGAAGAGCTTCTTCGAGCTGATGCAGGGTTGCGATGCGTTCCTCCTGGGGCGGCGCACGTACGTCACCCACGCGGAGGCGTTCGAGCCGATGCCGGCGGGCGATTTCTTCGGGGACATGATGAACGCACCGAAGAAGTACGTCGTCTCCACGACGCTCCAGCAGCCGATGTGGCGCGATACCACCATCATCCGCGAGAACGTGATCGATTCGGTGCGCGCGCTGAAGGAGCAGCCCGGCGGGAACATCCTGACGGACGGCAGCAGCCAGCTCGTGCACGCCCTGCTCGAGCACGGCCTGGTGGACGAGCTGCACCTGCTCGTGTATCCCATCACGCTCGGGAGCGGCAAGCGGGTGCTGCCGGACGGCGTGCACGCGACGTTCGAGCTGAAGTCCGCGACGCCGTACCCGACCGGCGTGGTCGGCCTGCACTATGCGCTGCGACGGTAGCGCCGTTCGTACCCCCGGGGCTGCGGACCTTCTCGGCGCGCACGTCCTTGCTGTTCAGTCCTGACGCCGGACGAGGGCGATCGGGAACGGTTCCAGGAGACAGGAGACGGATCGTGAATCCCCCGCTCACCGACGTCGAAGTGCGCATCCTCGGCTCGCTCCTCGAGAAGGAGGTCACGACGCCGGACTATTACCCGCTCTCCCTGAACGCGCTGCTGGCGGCGTGCAACCAGACGACCAACCGGGAGCCGGTGATGCGCCTCGACGAGGACGCGGTGGTCCCGGCGACCGTCGTGCTCCGCCGCCGGGGCTTCGTGCGCCAGATCCAGCCGGTGGGCTCGCGGGTGACCAAGTACGAGCAAACGCTGGCGGACGAGCTGAAGCTCGACGCGCGCCAGCTCGCGGTGCTCGGCGTGCTCATGCTCCGCGGACCGCAGACGCCGGGCGAGCTGCACGCGCGCACCGAGCGGCTGCATCCGTTCGCCGGCCTCGCCGACCTGGAATCGGTGCTGGATTCGCTGATCGCGCGCGAGCCGGAGCCGCTCGTCGCGCGGCTTCCCCGCCGGCCGGGGCAGAAGGAGGTCCGCTACGCGCACCTGCTGGGCGGCGAGGCGGCGCAGGACGATGCGCCCGCAGCGGCGGAAGAGCGGACCGCGCCCTTCCGCCGCGGCGAGGCGGAGGACGACCGGGTCGCGGCGCTGGAGCGGACGGTGGAGGAGCTGCGGGTCGAGGTGGCGGCGCTGCGCGCCGAGCTCGACGCGTTCCGGACACAGTTCCAGTAGGGACCGGCCGCGTCGCGGGCGACGTGCGGACCGACGACGAGCCTCCGAGGATTCACGGCATGCGCGAGGTCTGGATTCCCCTCGGCGGCGTCCGGCTGTTCGCGGTGGAAGACGGCCACGGCCCGGCGCTGGTGATGCTGCACGGCGGACTGGCGAACCACCAGGCCGTGCTGCCCCTGCTGACGCCCCTCACGGCGCGGCACCGGGTGATCGCGCCGGATCTCCGTGGCAGCGGGCGCTCGTGGTCGCCGGAACCCCTGACCTTCGACCGCCTCGCGGACGACGTCGCCCAGCTCCTCGACCATCTTTCCATCGACCGGGCGATCGTCGGCGGGGTTTCGAGCGGGACCGGTGTCGCGGTTCGCTTCGCGCTCCGGCATCCCTCCCGTGTTCGCGGCCTCGTGCTCGTGAAGCCCGTCTACGCCGGGGCGGACGCCGGCTACACGAGCGGCCAGGAGGCTGCATTCGCCGCAATGGACTCGGTCGCGAGCCGCGCCCCCGCGGAAGGGATCGAAGTGCTGCGGGCCCTGTACGCCCGGCTGCCGGAAGGCTTCCGGGAGCGCGCGTGGGAGGTCGCGGCGGAGTTCGATCCGGGGAGCGTGGCGGCGACGAGCCGGTTCATCGCCTCGGGGGTGCAGCCGTTCGCCTCGAGCGCGGACCTGCGCTCGATCGGGGTTCCCACCCTGCTGGTGCGCGGGGACGATCCGCAGCATCCCGCCGGGGTGTCCGATCTCTACGCGGCGAGCATAGCGAATTGCTCGGCGCTTCCGGCGACGACGGAAGATCTCGCGACTGCCATCGGTTCGTTCTGTGACCGGGTCGCGCGCGGCGCAGCCTGACACGGTGTTGCCGCGAGCGCGGGGCCATCCGATCACCGGCTCTGAGATGAGCGGTGCAGCCGGGCTTTGGCACTTCGCACCTCGCACTTCGCACTCCTGACCCCGGGCCTGATTCTCGCGTCGAGAACGCCCTCGTGACCGCCGACGCAATGTCAGACTCCGCCGAGAAGAAGCCGGCCCCGCCGGACGACGGCCCCGTCCCCGAGTGGGCGCTCCGCTACGACGCCAGCGAGTTCCCGCGCTTCGCCGTCACCGGCGACGCCGTGGCGTTCGCGCTCGACCGGGACGGGGGCGAGGCCGCGCTCCAGGTGCTGGTGGTGGTCCGCGACGCAGAGCCGTTCCGCGGCCTCGACGCCTTTCCCGGCGGCTTCATGGACTGGGAGGCCGACCCCACCACCCGCGAGACCGCCGTCCGCGAGCTGGCCGAGGAGACCGGGGTGGACGCGCCCGAGTACGTGGAGCCGCTGGGGAGCTACACCCAGCACGGCCGCGACCCGCGCCAGTTCGCCGGCCGGCGCGACGAGCGGACGGGCGAATGGGTCCCGCGCGGCGTGCGCGTGGCCACCAACGCGTACCTGGTGCTCATGCGCAGGCCTTCGAGCGCGCCCACCGCGCAGGAGGGCGAGGTCTCCGAGGCGCGCTGGACCGACGTCTACGCCTACCTCCCCTGGGAAGACCTGCGCGCCGAGGCCGGGCGCGCCGCCGCCCGCCGCGCCCTGGCCGGGCTCTCCGCCTGGGCGGAAGCCGCGGGCGGCGACGCGCGCGAGCGCATCGACTACGCGTTCGGCTTCGGGCTCAAGGAGTGGAACGAGGAGCGCGTGGGCGACCGCTGGCGCCTCCTCTTCGACGCCGGGCTCGTCCCCGAGGGCCGCCGCGACGCCTGGGGCCGCGCCGAGGCGGGGGAGACCGACGCCG
Protein-coding regions in this window:
- a CDS encoding peptidylprolyl isomerase, translating into MKKSWILLLLLAPAPAQAQTRADSALVGRILAAEDRRDSTDAAIAAGLRHGDPRVRLIAGRALGRIRDPRFAARDSLPPAAAAPAWPEPGWRLRYRALADRRGDCAALRAALDDLVWQVRLRAADLAEARCGADSAFVRVLTRWVDQLPRDTRRRAAGGVSWHAAAHAEVALARIAPGLARARLGRLAAHADWHVRLYAARAAAVLADTPRLRAFARDPDGNVQEAAIDALSKLVGHGADDVYLAALQGDQAQAVRAAAVALKGSPAPAARAAANAAFERWVRRANESERDVRVALLEAVGRPAGDDRPPPPRFDLPPDAVALALGRDVRVRVTMSPGAGGGSFVVRLRGDVAPIMAARVLALVREGYYDGGSWHRVEPDFVIQGGGPGTNEYVGYAHYLRDELGTVAHPRGTVGMSTRGHDTGDAQWFINLKDNPRLVRDYTVFAEVIEGIGAVDAILEGDVVATMRVEPAGR
- a CDS encoding alpha/beta hydrolase; the protein is MREVWIPLGGVRLFAVEDGHGPALVMLHGGLANHQAVLPLLTPLTARHRVIAPDLRGSGRSWSPEPLTFDRLADDVAQLLDHLSIDRAIVGGVSSGTGVAVRFALRHPSRVRGLVLVKPVYAGADAGYTSGQEAAFAAMDSVASRAPAEGIEVLRALYARLPEGFRERAWEVAAEFDPGSVAATSRFIASGVQPFASSADLRSIGVPTLLVRGDDPQHPAGVSDLYAASIANCSALPATTEDLATAIGSFCDRVARGAA
- a CDS encoding TonB family protein; translation: MFSVYGPGRRRKHWSKGTVAVSVLAHATAIGAIAVSARYAQAKTVEEVVIAEWELEEKPVKPTPPPPPPPPPPPEEEPPQLKEAPKVELAKEPEPPRVRRQPPAPVKGNFVSPRPPENPPVGVPAPDMNAPTLTQADVSGIGKEGDVVGPVDASDTRAPTGHTEPVPPTPEPAPVAPTPEPEPVSNEPMAESAVDVRPSLRNAGDVQRALDRVYPESLREAGVTGQTVLQFVIDENGRVEPGSVEVVSSSNDEFAAAARRIVSSMRFSPAKSGGRSVRVTTTLPVTWTIGR
- a CDS encoding NUDIX domain-containing protein encodes the protein MSDSAEKKPAPPDDGPVPEWALRYDASEFPRFAVTGDAVAFALDRDGGEAALQVLVVVRDAEPFRGLDAFPGGFMDWEADPTTRETAVRELAEETGVDAPEYVEPLGSYTQHGRDPRQFAGRRDERTGEWVPRGVRVATNAYLVLMRRPSSAPTAQEGEVSEARWTDVYAYLPWEDLRAEAGRAAARRALAGLSAWAEAAGGDARERIDYAFGFGLKEWNEERVGDRWRLLFDAGLVPEGRRDAWGRAEAGETDAAPGREMAFDHRRILGDALARLRGKIKYLPASLMALTGEDFTLDELQSACEAIAGRPLHRANFRRTVAAARDERQTRTPRIVSGTGRRRKRAAGEPGVAPELFRFRPDAVRARLDPSLRLPFLGVAAGPEEGSP
- a CDS encoding dihydrofolate reductase family protein codes for the protein MRKLIVSEFVTLDGVMQAPGGKDEDRDGGFEHGGWTLPYWHDDIGKSFFELMQGCDAFLLGRRTYVTHAEAFEPMPAGDFFGDMMNAPKKYVVSTTLQQPMWRDTTIIRENVIDSVRALKEQPGGNILTDGSSQLVHALLEHGLVDELHLLVYPITLGSGKRVLPDGVHATFELKSATPYPTGVVGLHYALRR
- a CDS encoding gamma-glutamylcyclotransferase, with product MDFSLAEVTRLVAAANAARAGDPDAADAERRLDALFRTSQTLAVYGTLAPGRPNHHVVAPLGGEWTEGVIEGDLHPVGWAATYGYPAFLPRPGGPAVPVHVLTAPTLAAAWPELDDFEGPGYRRILVPVFSPGPAEERRLYTVANLYAAEPEVR
- a CDS encoding YceH family protein: MNPPLTDVEVRILGSLLEKEVTTPDYYPLSLNALLAACNQTTNREPVMRLDEDAVVPATVVLRRRGFVRQIQPVGSRVTKYEQTLADELKLDARQLAVLGVLMLRGPQTPGELHARTERLHPFAGLADLESVLDSLIAREPEPLVARLPRRPGQKEVRYAHLLGGEAAQDDAPAAAEERTAPFRRGEAEDDRVAALERTVEELRVEVAALRAELDAFRTQFQ